From a single Silene latifolia isolate original U9 population chromosome 6, ASM4854445v1, whole genome shotgun sequence genomic region:
- the LOC141586668 gene encoding NAC domain-containing protein 101-like, whose amino-acid sequence MGDPKATSSSPQPPSSSSTLPPGCRFYPSEEQLISYYLHHKNNNPPCTNVRYDTIRDINLYDYNPFDMPEITCFRFGYRGQRRHWYCYTAAVGGEGDERERRRAGFGFWKRKGRVRDVMSCNGGKGILGRRKCFIFYMEKYKGRKFVRTDWLMYEYALLDNLKASFVVCRVFVKSRHRNSISEHALSSCGEESVATVRHIGIQHDGSALHLVDEEKHDYANETTVGGATGLIGEMQPNNLVTSLGLAGSTNLLVDSVTAEQLVSILEGDFLELDDLI is encoded by the exons ATGGGAGACCCTAAAGCGACGTCGTCTTCACCACAGCCACCATCATCATCCTCAACATTACCCCCAGGTTGCCGATTTTACCCTTCAGAGGAGCAACTAATCTCCTACTACCTCCACCACAAGAACAACAACCCTCCTTGTACCAATGTACGTTACGACACTATACGCGATATCAATTTGTACGATTATAACCCCTTTGATATGCCGGAAATTACTTGTTTTCGGTTTGGGTATCGGGGGCAGAGGCGTCATTGGTACTGCTATACTGCTGCGGTTGGTGGTGAGGGGGATGAGCGGGAGAGGAGGCGGGCTGGGTTCGGGTTTTGGAAGCGGAAAGGGAGGGTTAGGGATGTGATGAGTTGTAATGGTGGCAAGGGTATTTTGGGAAGAaggaaatgttttattttttatatggAGAAGTATAAGGGTAGGAAATTTGTTAGAACTGATTGGTTGATGTATGAGTATGCTCTTCTTGATAATCTTAAG GCTTCTTTTGTTGTCTGCCGAGTTTTTGTTAAATCACGGCATCGAAATAGCATTTCAGAACATGCTTTAAGCTCATGTGGTGAGGAGAGTGTTGCCACTGTACGTCATATAGGTATTCAGCATGATGGCAGTGCTCTCCATCTCGTGGATGAAGAAAAACATGACTATGCTAATGAGACGACTGTTGGTGGAGCAACAGGACTGATTGGGGAGATGCAGCCGAACAATTTG GTAACCTCACTTGGGCTTGCTGGCAGCACTAATTTGTTGGTTGATTCAGTTACTGCTGAGCAATTAGTATCCATCCTAGAAGGAGACTTTCTAGAACTGGACGATCTTATTTGA